A stretch of the Clostridium botulinum genome encodes the following:
- the cutD gene encoding choline TMA-lyase-activating enzyme, protein MSNGNLGVIERKARIFNIQKYNMYDGNGIRTLVFFQGCPLRCKWCANPEGMIKKYRVMFKSNLCINCGACVSACPVGIHTISNSKHVINRDIDCIGCKKCKEACLKSAISIVGETKTISELLRIIEEDRTFYEMSGGGVTLGGGEVLMQPEAATSLLMACKQEGINTAIETCGYTNKETILKVAEFTDLFLFDIKNINSDKHFKLTGVRNEQILENLEELLHRKYNVKIRMPLLKEINDSQNEIEKTMEFLIPYKDYKNFKGIDLLPYHKMGVNKYNQLGIEYPIKGDPSLSNEDLDRIEGWIKKYDLPVRVVRH, encoded by the coding sequence ATGAGTAATGGAAATTTAGGTGTGATTGAACGAAAAGCTAGAATTTTTAATATACAAAAATACAATATGTATGATGGAAATGGAATAAGAACATTAGTATTTTTCCAAGGCTGTCCTCTAAGATGTAAATGGTGTGCAAATCCTGAAGGAATGATTAAAAAATATAGGGTTATGTTTAAAAGTAACTTATGTATTAATTGTGGTGCATGTGTTTCAGCTTGCCCTGTTGGAATACATACTATATCTAATTCAAAGCATGTGATTAATCGTGATATTGATTGTATTGGATGTAAAAAATGTAAAGAGGCTTGTCTTAAATCGGCTATATCAATAGTTGGAGAAACAAAAACTATATCTGAACTTTTAAGGATTATAGAAGAAGATAGAACTTTTTATGAAATGTCTGGTGGTGGAGTTACATTGGGTGGTGGTGAAGTATTAATGCAACCAGAAGCAGCTACTAGTTTATTAATGGCATGTAAGCAAGAAGGCATAAACACTGCAATTGAAACTTGTGGTTATACAAATAAGGAAACAATACTGAAGGTTGCAGAATTCACAGACTTATTTTTATTTGATATTAAAAATATTAATTCTGATAAACATTTTAAGCTAACAGGAGTAAGAAACGAACAGATTTTAGAAAATTTAGAAGAACTACTTCATAGAAAATATAATGTGAAAATTCGTATGCCTTTACTTAAAGAAATAAATGATTCACAAAATGAAATTGAAAAAACTATGGAGTTTTTAATACCGTACAAAGATTATAAGAATTTTAAAGGAATTGATTTGCTTCCATATCATAAGATGGGGGTAAATAAATATAATCAATTAGGTATTGAATATCCTATAAAGGGTGACCCGAGTTTGAGTAATGAAGATTTAGATAGGATAGAAGGATGGATTAAAAAATATGATTTACCTGTAAGAGTAGTCCGTCATTA
- the cutC gene encoding choline trimethylamine-lyase: MDIREFSNRFMEATKNMSEEERASLMKMFTSVSKEITKEDRASSSATENNNGEVPNGMTERLKKLKENYLKQVPSITTYRARAITKIAKENPGMPKILLRAKCFKYCCETAPLLIQDNELIVGAPNGKPRAGAFSPDIAWRWMVDEIDTIGNRAQDPFYISEEDKKVMREELFPFWEGKSVDEYCEDQYREAGVWELSGESFVSDCSYHAVNGGGDSNPGYDVILMKKGMLDIKREAEEKLANLKYENPEDIDKIYFYKSVIDTADGVMIYAKRMSDYAKELAEKETDPKRRSELQKISEVNAKVPAHKPTNFWEAIQAVWTIESLLVVEENQTGMSIGRVDQYMYPFYKADIESGRMDNFEAFELVGCMLIKMSEMMWITSESGSKFFAGYQPFVNMCVGGVTREGRDATNDLTYLLMDAVRHVKIYQPSLACRIHKASPQKFLKKIVDVIRAGMGFPACHFDDIHIKMMLSKGVSIEDARDYCLMGCVEPQKAGRLYQWTSTAYTQWPICIELALNHGVPLWYGKQVCPDMGDLSKFKTYEQFEAAVKEEIKFVTKWTSVATVISQRVHRDLAPKPLMSIMYEGCMEKGKGVEAGGAMYNFGPGVVWTGLATYTDSMAAIKKLVFDDKKYTLQELNEALKADFVGYEKIRKDCMEAPKYGNDEDYADYIAADLIGFTEREHRKYKTLHSVLSHGTLSISNNTPFGQMTGASANGRKAWMPLSDGISPSQGSDYKGPTSIIKSVSKMSCENMNIGMVHNFKLISGLLDTKEGEQGIITLLRSACALQLGEVQFNYLDNKTLIEAQKHPEQHRDLIVRVAGYSAFFVELCKDVQDEIISRTMLTHF; the protein is encoded by the coding sequence ATGGATATTCGTGAATTTTCAAATAGATTTATGGAAGCTACAAAAAATATGTCTGAAGAAGAACGTGCTAGCTTAATGAAAATGTTTACAAGTGTATCAAAAGAGATAACAAAAGAAGATAGAGCGTCTTCAAGTGCAACGGAGAACAATAATGGTGAAGTTCCAAATGGAATGACAGAACGTTTGAAAAAGTTAAAAGAAAATTATTTGAAACAAGTTCCTTCAATAACAACTTATAGAGCAAGAGCTATTACTAAAATAGCTAAAGAAAATCCAGGTATGCCAAAGATACTTTTACGTGCTAAGTGTTTTAAATATTGTTGTGAAACTGCACCATTATTAATTCAAGATAATGAACTTATAGTTGGAGCACCGAATGGAAAACCACGTGCAGGAGCTTTTTCACCTGATATAGCTTGGAGATGGATGGTAGATGAAATTGATACAATAGGAAATCGTGCACAAGATCCATTTTATATTTCAGAAGAAGATAAAAAAGTTATGCGTGAGGAATTGTTTCCATTTTGGGAGGGTAAATCTGTTGATGAATATTGCGAAGATCAATATCGTGAAGCGGGTGTATGGGAACTTTCAGGAGAATCGTTTGTGTCAGATTGCTCATACCATGCAGTAAATGGTGGAGGAGATTCTAACCCAGGATATGATGTTATTTTAATGAAAAAAGGTATGCTTGATATAAAACGAGAGGCAGAAGAGAAATTAGCTAATCTTAAATATGAAAATCCAGAGGACATAGATAAAATTTATTTCTATAAATCAGTAATTGATACTGCTGATGGTGTAATGATATATGCAAAACGTATGTCTGATTATGCTAAAGAGCTTGCAGAAAAAGAAACAGATCCTAAGCGTAGATCAGAATTACAAAAAATTTCAGAAGTAAATGCTAAAGTTCCAGCACATAAGCCAACTAATTTCTGGGAAGCAATTCAAGCAGTTTGGACTATAGAATCATTACTTGTAGTTGAAGAAAATCAAACTGGTATGTCTATAGGACGTGTTGATCAATATATGTACCCATTCTATAAAGCTGATATTGAATCAGGAAGAATGGATAATTTCGAAGCATTTGAATTAGTAGGTTGTATGCTTATAAAAATGTCTGAAATGATGTGGATAACTAGCGAAAGTGGTTCCAAATTTTTCGCAGGATATCAACCATTCGTTAATATGTGTGTAGGCGGTGTTACTAGAGAAGGACGCGATGCTACAAATGATTTAACATACCTTTTAATGGATGCAGTTCGTCATGTTAAGATATATCAACCATCTTTGGCTTGTCGTATACACAAAGCATCACCACAGAAATTCCTTAAAAAGATAGTTGATGTTATTCGTGCAGGTATGGGATTTCCGGCATGTCACTTTGATGATATTCATATAAAAATGATGCTATCTAAAGGTGTTTCAATAGAAGATGCAAGAGATTATTGCTTAATGGGATGTGTTGAACCACAGAAAGCAGGTAGATTATATCAATGGACTTCTACAGCTTATACTCAATGGCCTATATGTATAGAGCTTGCTCTTAATCATGGTGTACCACTATGGTATGGAAAACAAGTATGCCCTGATATGGGAGATTTGAGTAAATTTAAAACTTACGAACAATTTGAAGCAGCAGTTAAAGAAGAAATTAAATTTGTTACCAAATGGACGAGTGTAGCTACAGTAATTTCTCAACGTGTTCACAGAGATCTTGCACCAAAGCCACTTATGTCTATAATGTATGAAGGTTGTATGGAAAAGGGTAAAGGAGTAGAAGCAGGAGGTGCTATGTACAACTTTGGTCCTGGAGTAGTATGGACTGGTCTTGCTACTTATACAGATTCTATGGCAGCTATAAAAAAATTAGTATTTGATGATAAGAAATACACATTACAAGAATTAAATGAAGCTTTAAAGGCTGATTTTGTTGGATATGAAAAGATAAGAAAAGATTGTATGGAAGCACCTAAGTATGGTAATGACGAGGATTATGCAGATTATATTGCTGCTGATTTAATTGGCTTTACAGAAAGAGAACATCGCAAATATAAGACATTACATTCAGTCCTTAGTCATGGTACTCTATCAATTTCAAATAATACACCATTTGGACAAATGACTGGAGCTTCAGCAAATGGACGTAAAGCATGGATGCCTTTATCAGATGGTATAAGTCCATCGCAAGGATCAGATTATAAAGGACCTACTTCTATAATAAAATCTGTTTCTAAGATGTCTTGTGAAAATATGAATATAGGTATGGTTCATAACTTTAAGTTAATATCTGGTCTTCTTGATACAAAAGAAGGAGAGCAAGGAATTATTACATTACTACGTAGCGCATGTGCTCTTCAACTTGGAGAAGTGCAGTTTAACTATTTGGATAACAAGACTTTAATAGAAGCACAAAAACATCCAGAACAACATAGAGATTTAATAGTTCGCGTTGCAGGATATAGTGCTTTCTTTGTTGAGTTATGTAAAGATGTTCAAGATGAAATAATTAGTAGAACTATGCTTACACATTTCTAG